One Solanum lycopersicum chromosome 4, SLM_r2.1 DNA window includes the following coding sequences:
- the LOC101253770 gene encoding protein EARLY RESPONSIVE TO DEHYDRATION 15 translates to MALVSGGRSSTLNPNAPLFIPSYVQQVEDFSPEWWNLVTTATWFRDYWTSQHQGEEYGDDDFGFAGNDVADLLPENIDLDVDEDILNMEAQFEEFLQSSESEQQGIKSSLSGVNGLPKGSEALVRTLSMPKPKSLIEPPKLYEKPAKIVSPKNSLRRIQQPR, encoded by the exons ATGGCGTTAGTTTCTGGAGGAAGGTCGTCAACACTGAATCCGAATGCACCTCTCTTCATCCCATCTTATGTGCAACAAGTGGAGGACTTTTCACCTGAATGGTGGAATTTGGTAACAACTGCAACATGGTTCCGCGACTACTGGACTAGCCAGCATCAAGGAGAGGAATATGGTGATGATGATTTTGGTTTTGCTGGAAATGATGTTGCTGACTTACTTCCTGAAAACATTGACCTTGATGTCGATGAGGATATTTTGAATATGGAAGCTCAGTTTGAAGAATTTCTTCAATCATCTGAAAGTGAGCAACAAGGCATCAAATCATCACTCTCTGGTGTCAATG GCTTACCCAAGGGTTCTGAGGCACTTGTAAGGACACTGAGCATGCCAAAGCCAAAATCTCTTATCGAACCTCCAAAGTTGTACGAGAAACCAGCAAAGATTGTTAGCCCAAAGAACAGCCTTCGCCGCATCCAGCAGCCCCGCTAA
- the LOC101253473 gene encoding uncharacterized protein isoform X3 — MNRQMRRTNRKCRLWWPTHLSCLNQLNNWHSYAFLFGWFISSSDASFDIVVAFACDESSLLSMTTHMNLERVLQGINRKMPVLLQDKSKLSLLGYYAADFSSNGQLLMVRGKGKKHVNSTSKRTCVCDEQHAPEGKRGRWRCGCHKLDAILEQSRAFSLKENIWAQIVCDNSQAVSRKVELIPKVHHIHRMGETIFQLDVHVLFYGIPVFGGHHYSLGFKSSSEQVINHCKKPEWVKDLNRKRPYLDLDAVILSINTANAAKVFTEANNSAKRSRAPFHFFCMFSILTWQLLAILLASFSTIFYVILQFFHACLIHVSHSYIYVALEKVFSNTCKNMEIRCCQLLYWPVILKDYGLRSQSCVEYAEKAAFHKHSMWASLVVDLLLGNFLGIILWSRARAACVWVSSFSENATNYLLRTGCVWLMGNPAGFKLNTELAGVLGTISLIAIQIWSTLWWLLGFFLIHLVKVVAVFGSLFGLTAAAALIIDTISLATTHVSALQWLLTLLYSWQIQAIDALWRLFRGRKWNPLRQRLDSYAYSVEQHVVGSLLFTPLLLLLPTTSLFYIFFTIMKTTISFVCIAIQFGISIIHATPYIKILFWFMRRKRFPSGLWFEIVLCQRNATNSAEVKSDDKTASGSENPHHCRSAVLVSFLHSNFLSLRQVVWPHYRNVFSDVSRSSIALSAYGVLTGKRTPSAPKIGLPPILPWVSIPYKEYWRLCHEAVLDCRQDCYCQLHQ; from the exons ATGAATAGACAAATGAGAAGAACCAATAGGAAGTGCAGGCTTTGGTGGCCAACCCATCTTTCTTGTTTAAACCAATTGAATAATTGGCATTCCTATGCTTTCTTGTTTGGTTGGTTTATATCTTCATCTGATGCTTCTTTTGACATTGTTGTTGCTTTCGCTTGCGATGAATCTTCACTTCTTTCTATGACGACCCATATGAATCTTGAg AGGGTTCTTCAAGGCATAAACAGAAAGATGCCTGTGCTTCTACAAGATAAAAGCAAGTTATCTCTGTTAGGTTATTATGCAGCAGATTTCAGCAGCAATGGACAGTTGCTAATGGTCAGAGGCAAAGGGAAAAAACATGTCAACTCTACTAGTAAGAGGACATGTGTGTGTGATGAACAACATGCACCTGAAGGGAAACGTGGAAGATGGAGATGTGGATGTCACAAATTGGATGCAATACTAGAGCAGAGTAGGGCATTCTctttaaaggaaaatatttgGGCACAGATCGTTTGTGATAACTCTCAAGCTGTTAGCAGAAAAGTAGAGCTAATACCAAAAGTGCATCATATACATAGGATGGGAGAAACCATATTCCAATTAGATGTCCACGTAT TGTTTTATGGAATTCCTGTGTTTGGTGGCCACCATTACTCATTGGGTTTCAAGAGTTCATCTGAGCAGGTGATAAACCATTGCAAGAAGCCTGAATGGGTTAAGGATCTCAACAGGAAGCGGCCATATCTTGACTTG GATGCTGTAATTCTATCTATCAACACTGCTAATGCGGCTAAAGTCTTTACAGAAGCAAATAATTCTGCCAAAAGATCCAGGGCTCCCTTCCATTTCTTTTGCAT GTTTTCTATTTTGACATGGCAACTGCTTGCTATATTGCTTGCATCATTCTCTACTATCTTCTACGTCATCCTTCAGTTCTTCCATGCCTGCTTGATCCATGTGTCCCACTCGTATATCTATGTTGCATTGGAGAAGGTATTCTCCAATACATGCAAAAATATGGAAATTCGATGCTGCCAGCTCCTCTATTGGCCGGTTATTCTCAAAGATTATGGTCTCAG GTCTCAATCCTGTGTGGAGTATGCTGAGAAAGCGGCATTTCACAAACATTCCATGTGGGCAAGCCTTGTAGTTGATCTACTTCTGGGGAACTTCCTTGGCATCATATTGTGGTCTCGAGCTAGAGCAGCTTGCGTGTGGGTTTCAAGTTTTTCTGAAAATGCCACTAACTATCTTCTGCGTACTGGTTGTGTGTGGCTTATGGGAAACCCAGCAGGATTCAAGTTGAACACTGAGCTAGCCGGAGTTCTTGGGACAATTTCCCTGATTGCTATTCAAATTTGGTCTACCCTTTGGTGGTTATTGGGTTTCTTCTTGATTCATCTAGTAAAAGTAGTGGCTGTATTTGGTTCATTGTTTGGTCTGACAGCAGCAGCTGCTCTGATCATCGACACAATTTCACTAGCAACTACACATGTTTCTGCTCTTCAGTGGTTGCTTACACTGTTATATTCGTGGCAAATACAGGCAATAGATGCTTTGTGGCGACTTTTCAG GGGTAGGAAGTGGAATCCTCTTCGTCAAAGACTAGATAGCTATGCATACAGTGTGGAACAACATGTTGTTGGGTCTCTCCTATTTACTCCTCTTTTACTTCTGCTACCAACGACTTCATTGTTCTATATTTTCTTCACCATTATGAAGACAACCATTAGCTTTGTTTGCATAGCCATTCAGTTTGGCATATCGATAATTCATGCCACACCTTATATTAAGATTCTCTTTTGGTTCATGAGGAGGAAACGGTTTCCTAGTGGATTATGGTTTGAGATTGTTTTGTGTCAGAGAAATGCCACTAATTCAGCAGAGGTTAAATCTGATGATAAGACAGCGTCGGGATCTGAGAATCCTCACCACTGTAGATCCGCAGTTCTGGTTTCATTTCTTCACAGTAATTTTTTGAGCTTAA GACAAGTAGTTTGGCCACACTATAGAAATGTTTTTTCTGATGTATCTAGATCTTCTATTGCATTGTCAGCTTATGGAGTTCTGACAGGGAAAAG AACTCCATCTGCTCCAAAGATTGGTCTTCCTCCGATACTGCCATGGGTGTCTATCCCATACAAAGAATACTGGCGCCTTTGCCATGAAGCAGTGCTCGACTGCAGGCAAGATTGCTACTGCCAATTGCACCAATAG
- the LOC101253473 gene encoding uncharacterized protein isoform X4, with amino-acid sequence MNRQMRRTNRKCRLWWPTHLSCLNQLNNWHSYAFLFGWFISSSDASFDIVVAFACDESSLLSMTTHMNLERVLQGINRKMPVLLQDKSKLSLLGYYAADFSSNGQLLMVRGKGKKHVNSTSKRTCVCDEQHAPEGKRGRWRCGCHKLDAILEQSRAFSLKENIWAQIVCDNSQAVSRKVELIPKVHHIHRMGETIFQLDVHVVFYGIPVFGGHHYSLGFKSSSEQVINHCKKPEWVKDLNRKRPYLDLDAVILSINTANAAKVFTEANNSAKRSRAPFHFFCMFSILTWQLLAILLASFSTIFYVILQFFHACLIHVSHSYIYVALEKVFSNTCKNMEIRCCQLLYWPVILKDYGLRSQSCVEYAEKAAFHKHSMWASLVVDLLLGNFLGIILWSRARAACVWVSSFSENATNYLLRTGCVWLMGNPAGFKLNTELAGVLGTISLIAIQIWSTLWWLLGFFLIHLVKVVAVFGSLFGLTAAAALIIDTISLATTHVSALQWLLTLLYSWQIQAIDALWRLFRGRKWNPLRQRLDSYAYSVEQHVVGSLLFTPLLLLLPTTSLFYIFFTIMKTTISFVCIAIQFGISIIHATPYIKILFWFMRRKRFPSGLWFEIVLCQRNATNSAEVKSDDKTASGSENPHHCRSAVLVSFLHSNFLSLRQVVWPHYRNVFSDVSRSSIALSAYGVLTGKRTPSAPKIGLPPILPWVSIPYKEYWRLCHEAVLDCRQDCYCQLHQ; translated from the exons ATGAATAGACAAATGAGAAGAACCAATAGGAAGTGCAGGCTTTGGTGGCCAACCCATCTTTCTTGTTTAAACCAATTGAATAATTGGCATTCCTATGCTTTCTTGTTTGGTTGGTTTATATCTTCATCTGATGCTTCTTTTGACATTGTTGTTGCTTTCGCTTGCGATGAATCTTCACTTCTTTCTATGACGACCCATATGAATCTTGAg AGGGTTCTTCAAGGCATAAACAGAAAGATGCCTGTGCTTCTACAAGATAAAAGCAAGTTATCTCTGTTAGGTTATTATGCAGCAGATTTCAGCAGCAATGGACAGTTGCTAATGGTCAGAGGCAAAGGGAAAAAACATGTCAACTCTACTAGTAAGAGGACATGTGTGTGTGATGAACAACATGCACCTGAAGGGAAACGTGGAAGATGGAGATGTGGATGTCACAAATTGGATGCAATACTAGAGCAGAGTAGGGCATTCTctttaaaggaaaatatttgGGCACAGATCGTTTGTGATAACTCTCAAGCTGTTAGCAGAAAAGTAGAGCTAATACCAAAAGTGCATCATATACATAGGATGGGAGAAACCATATTCCAATTAGATGTCCAC GTAGTGTTTTATGGAATTCCTGTGTTTGGTGGCCACCATTACTCATTGGGTTTCAAGAGTTCATCTGAGCAGGTGATAAACCATTGCAAGAAGCCTGAATGGGTTAAGGATCTCAACAGGAAGCGGCCATATCTTGACTTG GATGCTGTAATTCTATCTATCAACACTGCTAATGCGGCTAAAGTCTTTACAGAAGCAAATAATTCTGCCAAAAGATCCAGGGCTCCCTTCCATTTCTTTTGCAT GTTTTCTATTTTGACATGGCAACTGCTTGCTATATTGCTTGCATCATTCTCTACTATCTTCTACGTCATCCTTCAGTTCTTCCATGCCTGCTTGATCCATGTGTCCCACTCGTATATCTATGTTGCATTGGAGAAGGTATTCTCCAATACATGCAAAAATATGGAAATTCGATGCTGCCAGCTCCTCTATTGGCCGGTTATTCTCAAAGATTATGGTCTCAG GTCTCAATCCTGTGTGGAGTATGCTGAGAAAGCGGCATTTCACAAACATTCCATGTGGGCAAGCCTTGTAGTTGATCTACTTCTGGGGAACTTCCTTGGCATCATATTGTGGTCTCGAGCTAGAGCAGCTTGCGTGTGGGTTTCAAGTTTTTCTGAAAATGCCACTAACTATCTTCTGCGTACTGGTTGTGTGTGGCTTATGGGAAACCCAGCAGGATTCAAGTTGAACACTGAGCTAGCCGGAGTTCTTGGGACAATTTCCCTGATTGCTATTCAAATTTGGTCTACCCTTTGGTGGTTATTGGGTTTCTTCTTGATTCATCTAGTAAAAGTAGTGGCTGTATTTGGTTCATTGTTTGGTCTGACAGCAGCAGCTGCTCTGATCATCGACACAATTTCACTAGCAACTACACATGTTTCTGCTCTTCAGTGGTTGCTTACACTGTTATATTCGTGGCAAATACAGGCAATAGATGCTTTGTGGCGACTTTTCAG GGGTAGGAAGTGGAATCCTCTTCGTCAAAGACTAGATAGCTATGCATACAGTGTGGAACAACATGTTGTTGGGTCTCTCCTATTTACTCCTCTTTTACTTCTGCTACCAACGACTTCATTGTTCTATATTTTCTTCACCATTATGAAGACAACCATTAGCTTTGTTTGCATAGCCATTCAGTTTGGCATATCGATAATTCATGCCACACCTTATATTAAGATTCTCTTTTGGTTCATGAGGAGGAAACGGTTTCCTAGTGGATTATGGTTTGAGATTGTTTTGTGTCAGAGAAATGCCACTAATTCAGCAGAGGTTAAATCTGATGATAAGACAGCGTCGGGATCTGAGAATCCTCACCACTGTAGATCCGCAGTTCTGGTTTCATTTCTTCACAGTAATTTTTTGAGCTTAA GACAAGTAGTTTGGCCACACTATAGAAATGTTTTTTCTGATGTATCTAGATCTTCTATTGCATTGTCAGCTTATGGAGTTCTGACAGGGAAAAG AACTCCATCTGCTCCAAAGATTGGTCTTCCTCCGATACTGCCATGGGTGTCTATCCCATACAAAGAATACTGGCGCCTTTGCCATGAAGCAGTGCTCGACTGCAGGCAAGATTGCTACTGCCAATTGCACCAATAG
- the LOC101253473 gene encoding uncharacterized protein isoform X2, with amino-acid sequence MNRQMRRTNRKCRLWWPTHLSCLNQLNNWHSYAFLFGWFISSSDASFDIVVAFACDESSLLSMTTHMNLERVLQGINRKMPVLLQDKSKLSLLGYYAADFSSNGQLLMVRGKGKKHVNSTSKRTCVCDEQHAPEGKRGRWRCGCHKLDAILEQSRAFSLKENIWAQIVCDNSQAVSRKVELIPKVHHIHRMGETIFQLDVHVVFYGIPVFGGHHYSLGFKSSSEQVINHCKKPEWVKDLNRKRPYLDLDAVILSINTANAAKVFTEANNSAKRSRAPFHFFCMFSILTWQLLAILLASFSTIFYVILQFFHACLIHVSHSYIYVALEKVFSNTCKNMEIRCCQLLYWPVILKDYGLRSQSCVEYAEKAAFHKHSMWASLVVDLLLGNFLGIILWSRARAACVWVSSFSENATNYLLRTGCVWLMGNPAGFKLNTELAGVLGTISLIAIQIWSTLWWLLGFFLIHLVKVVAVFGSLFGLTAAAALIIDTISLATTHVSALQWLLTLLYSWQIQAIDALWRLFRLLNDIGKRRGRKWNPLRQRLDSYAYSVEQHVVGSLLFTPLLLLLPTTSLFYIFFTIMKTTISFVCIAIQFGISIIHATPYIKILFWFMRRKRFPSGLWFEIVLCQRNATNSAEVKSDDKTASGSENPHHCRSAVLVSFLHSNFLSLRQVVWPHYRNVFSDVSRSSIALSAYGVLTGKRTPSAPKIGLPPILPWVSIPYKEYWRLCHEAVLDCRQDCYCQLHQ; translated from the exons ATGAATAGACAAATGAGAAGAACCAATAGGAAGTGCAGGCTTTGGTGGCCAACCCATCTTTCTTGTTTAAACCAATTGAATAATTGGCATTCCTATGCTTTCTTGTTTGGTTGGTTTATATCTTCATCTGATGCTTCTTTTGACATTGTTGTTGCTTTCGCTTGCGATGAATCTTCACTTCTTTCTATGACGACCCATATGAATCTTGAg AGGGTTCTTCAAGGCATAAACAGAAAGATGCCTGTGCTTCTACAAGATAAAAGCAAGTTATCTCTGTTAGGTTATTATGCAGCAGATTTCAGCAGCAATGGACAGTTGCTAATGGTCAGAGGCAAAGGGAAAAAACATGTCAACTCTACTAGTAAGAGGACATGTGTGTGTGATGAACAACATGCACCTGAAGGGAAACGTGGAAGATGGAGATGTGGATGTCACAAATTGGATGCAATACTAGAGCAGAGTAGGGCATTCTctttaaaggaaaatatttgGGCACAGATCGTTTGTGATAACTCTCAAGCTGTTAGCAGAAAAGTAGAGCTAATACCAAAAGTGCATCATATACATAGGATGGGAGAAACCATATTCCAATTAGATGTCCAC GTAGTGTTTTATGGAATTCCTGTGTTTGGTGGCCACCATTACTCATTGGGTTTCAAGAGTTCATCTGAGCAGGTGATAAACCATTGCAAGAAGCCTGAATGGGTTAAGGATCTCAACAGGAAGCGGCCATATCTTGACTTG GATGCTGTAATTCTATCTATCAACACTGCTAATGCGGCTAAAGTCTTTACAGAAGCAAATAATTCTGCCAAAAGATCCAGGGCTCCCTTCCATTTCTTTTGCAT GTTTTCTATTTTGACATGGCAACTGCTTGCTATATTGCTTGCATCATTCTCTACTATCTTCTACGTCATCCTTCAGTTCTTCCATGCCTGCTTGATCCATGTGTCCCACTCGTATATCTATGTTGCATTGGAGAAGGTATTCTCCAATACATGCAAAAATATGGAAATTCGATGCTGCCAGCTCCTCTATTGGCCGGTTATTCTCAAAGATTATGGTCTCAG GTCTCAATCCTGTGTGGAGTATGCTGAGAAAGCGGCATTTCACAAACATTCCATGTGGGCAAGCCTTGTAGTTGATCTACTTCTGGGGAACTTCCTTGGCATCATATTGTGGTCTCGAGCTAGAGCAGCTTGCGTGTGGGTTTCAAGTTTTTCTGAAAATGCCACTAACTATCTTCTGCGTACTGGTTGTGTGTGGCTTATGGGAAACCCAGCAGGATTCAAGTTGAACACTGAGCTAGCCGGAGTTCTTGGGACAATTTCCCTGATTGCTATTCAAATTTGGTCTACCCTTTGGTGGTTATTGGGTTTCTTCTTGATTCATCTAGTAAAAGTAGTGGCTGTATTTGGTTCATTGTTTGGTCTGACAGCAGCAGCTGCTCTGATCATCGACACAATTTCACTAGCAACTACACATGTTTCTGCTCTTCAGTGGTTGCTTACACTGTTATATTCGTGGCAAATACAGGCAATAGATGCTTTGTGGCGACTTTTCAG GTTACTTAATGACATCGGAAAGAGGAG GGGTAGGAAGTGGAATCCTCTTCGTCAAAGACTAGATAGCTATGCATACAGTGTGGAACAACATGTTGTTGGGTCTCTCCTATTTACTCCTCTTTTACTTCTGCTACCAACGACTTCATTGTTCTATATTTTCTTCACCATTATGAAGACAACCATTAGCTTTGTTTGCATAGCCATTCAGTTTGGCATATCGATAATTCATGCCACACCTTATATTAAGATTCTCTTTTGGTTCATGAGGAGGAAACGGTTTCCTAGTGGATTATGGTTTGAGATTGTTTTGTGTCAGAGAAATGCCACTAATTCAGCAGAGGTTAAATCTGATGATAAGACAGCGTCGGGATCTGAGAATCCTCACCACTGTAGATCCGCAGTTCTGGTTTCATTTCTTCACAGTAATTTTTTGAGCTTAA GACAAGTAGTTTGGCCACACTATAGAAATGTTTTTTCTGATGTATCTAGATCTTCTATTGCATTGTCAGCTTATGGAGTTCTGACAGGGAAAAG AACTCCATCTGCTCCAAAGATTGGTCTTCCTCCGATACTGCCATGGGTGTCTATCCCATACAAAGAATACTGGCGCCTTTGCCATGAAGCAGTGCTCGACTGCAGGCAAGATTGCTACTGCCAATTGCACCAATAG
- the LOC101253473 gene encoding uncharacterized protein isoform X1, with the protein MNRQMRRTNRKCRLWWPTHLSCLNQLNNWHSYAFLFGWFISSSDASFDIVVAFACDESSLLSMTTHMNLERVLQGINRKMPVLLQDKSKLSLLGYYAADFSSNGQLLMVRGKGKKHVNSTSKRTCVCDEQHAPEGKRGRWRCGCHKLDAILEQSRAFSLKENIWAQIVCDNSQAVSRKVELIPKVHHIHRMGETIFQLDVHVLFYGIPVFGGHHYSLGFKSSSEQVINHCKKPEWVKDLNRKRPYLDLDAVILSINTANAAKVFTEANNSAKRSRAPFHFFCMFSILTWQLLAILLASFSTIFYVILQFFHACLIHVSHSYIYVALEKVFSNTCKNMEIRCCQLLYWPVILKDYGLRSQSCVEYAEKAAFHKHSMWASLVVDLLLGNFLGIILWSRARAACVWVSSFSENATNYLLRTGCVWLMGNPAGFKLNTELAGVLGTISLIAIQIWSTLWWLLGFFLIHLVKVVAVFGSLFGLTAAAALIIDTISLATTHVSALQWLLTLLYSWQIQAIDALWRLFRLLNDIGKRRGRKWNPLRQRLDSYAYSVEQHVVGSLLFTPLLLLLPTTSLFYIFFTIMKTTISFVCIAIQFGISIIHATPYIKILFWFMRRKRFPSGLWFEIVLCQRNATNSAEVKSDDKTASGSENPHHCRSAVLVSFLHSNFLSLRQVVWPHYRNVFSDVSRSSIALSAYGVLTGKRTPSAPKIGLPPILPWVSIPYKEYWRLCHEAVLDCRQDCYCQLHQ; encoded by the exons ATGAATAGACAAATGAGAAGAACCAATAGGAAGTGCAGGCTTTGGTGGCCAACCCATCTTTCTTGTTTAAACCAATTGAATAATTGGCATTCCTATGCTTTCTTGTTTGGTTGGTTTATATCTTCATCTGATGCTTCTTTTGACATTGTTGTTGCTTTCGCTTGCGATGAATCTTCACTTCTTTCTATGACGACCCATATGAATCTTGAg AGGGTTCTTCAAGGCATAAACAGAAAGATGCCTGTGCTTCTACAAGATAAAAGCAAGTTATCTCTGTTAGGTTATTATGCAGCAGATTTCAGCAGCAATGGACAGTTGCTAATGGTCAGAGGCAAAGGGAAAAAACATGTCAACTCTACTAGTAAGAGGACATGTGTGTGTGATGAACAACATGCACCTGAAGGGAAACGTGGAAGATGGAGATGTGGATGTCACAAATTGGATGCAATACTAGAGCAGAGTAGGGCATTCTctttaaaggaaaatatttgGGCACAGATCGTTTGTGATAACTCTCAAGCTGTTAGCAGAAAAGTAGAGCTAATACCAAAAGTGCATCATATACATAGGATGGGAGAAACCATATTCCAATTAGATGTCCACGTAT TGTTTTATGGAATTCCTGTGTTTGGTGGCCACCATTACTCATTGGGTTTCAAGAGTTCATCTGAGCAGGTGATAAACCATTGCAAGAAGCCTGAATGGGTTAAGGATCTCAACAGGAAGCGGCCATATCTTGACTTG GATGCTGTAATTCTATCTATCAACACTGCTAATGCGGCTAAAGTCTTTACAGAAGCAAATAATTCTGCCAAAAGATCCAGGGCTCCCTTCCATTTCTTTTGCAT GTTTTCTATTTTGACATGGCAACTGCTTGCTATATTGCTTGCATCATTCTCTACTATCTTCTACGTCATCCTTCAGTTCTTCCATGCCTGCTTGATCCATGTGTCCCACTCGTATATCTATGTTGCATTGGAGAAGGTATTCTCCAATACATGCAAAAATATGGAAATTCGATGCTGCCAGCTCCTCTATTGGCCGGTTATTCTCAAAGATTATGGTCTCAG GTCTCAATCCTGTGTGGAGTATGCTGAGAAAGCGGCATTTCACAAACATTCCATGTGGGCAAGCCTTGTAGTTGATCTACTTCTGGGGAACTTCCTTGGCATCATATTGTGGTCTCGAGCTAGAGCAGCTTGCGTGTGGGTTTCAAGTTTTTCTGAAAATGCCACTAACTATCTTCTGCGTACTGGTTGTGTGTGGCTTATGGGAAACCCAGCAGGATTCAAGTTGAACACTGAGCTAGCCGGAGTTCTTGGGACAATTTCCCTGATTGCTATTCAAATTTGGTCTACCCTTTGGTGGTTATTGGGTTTCTTCTTGATTCATCTAGTAAAAGTAGTGGCTGTATTTGGTTCATTGTTTGGTCTGACAGCAGCAGCTGCTCTGATCATCGACACAATTTCACTAGCAACTACACATGTTTCTGCTCTTCAGTGGTTGCTTACACTGTTATATTCGTGGCAAATACAGGCAATAGATGCTTTGTGGCGACTTTTCAG GTTACTTAATGACATCGGAAAGAGGAG GGGTAGGAAGTGGAATCCTCTTCGTCAAAGACTAGATAGCTATGCATACAGTGTGGAACAACATGTTGTTGGGTCTCTCCTATTTACTCCTCTTTTACTTCTGCTACCAACGACTTCATTGTTCTATATTTTCTTCACCATTATGAAGACAACCATTAGCTTTGTTTGCATAGCCATTCAGTTTGGCATATCGATAATTCATGCCACACCTTATATTAAGATTCTCTTTTGGTTCATGAGGAGGAAACGGTTTCCTAGTGGATTATGGTTTGAGATTGTTTTGTGTCAGAGAAATGCCACTAATTCAGCAGAGGTTAAATCTGATGATAAGACAGCGTCGGGATCTGAGAATCCTCACCACTGTAGATCCGCAGTTCTGGTTTCATTTCTTCACAGTAATTTTTTGAGCTTAA GACAAGTAGTTTGGCCACACTATAGAAATGTTTTTTCTGATGTATCTAGATCTTCTATTGCATTGTCAGCTTATGGAGTTCTGACAGGGAAAAG AACTCCATCTGCTCCAAAGATTGGTCTTCCTCCGATACTGCCATGGGTGTCTATCCCATACAAAGAATACTGGCGCCTTTGCCATGAAGCAGTGCTCGACTGCAGGCAAGATTGCTACTGCCAATTGCACCAATAG